ACCTAAGAACAGCGGATAAAATAAAGGGAAATCGACAGTTGGCTTCAGGTTATAATCGATGAGCATGCCATGGGCATTCAGATTCCTGGCCACACTTACATACACAATAGAATCAGGCGAAATGCCCACACCAGAATGTCTGGTATAAATCAGGATCAGGATAAAGCCTATTAGTGAAACAAAAAGGCTATCCAGATGTTTAGATGCCGATAAACCAGCTATGGTCTTATTCATTGAAAGTTTGAGGTCTTTGTAATGTAACAAATATAGTGAATGAACGTGATTATCAGCTTAATTTGTACGTTTCTGATGGTTAAAATTAACTGCGATGGATATTTTTATAATAATTAGCCGGTATTATACAGTTAAAGTTTTTTTTAGTATATTATACTGTTGTTGTTTTCAACAGTTAAATGGCTTTTTCACTATGTGCCGGCCATTTCAAACAGACGCCTGAATTGTTAAAAACAAAAATCCTGCAGACAAAAGGATAAGATTAATAAATTTGAAATAGTTTTAAATTAGCAACATTATATTGTCAAATTTCAATAATTTAACTTAAATAACAGAAACAGGCTATATTTACACCTATTTGTGTAAATTATAAATGAGAATATAAATTACTTAGTCGGCAAATGGAAGGAAAGGTAAAACTCGATCTTATTGAACAACATGTAGTTGATTTCGTCAGAAAATTAAGAGCTGACAAGAAATTAAGGCAGGAAGATATTGCCTACATCATCGGGGTTAAAGCGTCTTTTATTGGTAATGTGGAAAACAGCGGTAACCCGGCAAAATACAATCTGAAACACATCAATGTATTCGCAGATCACTTTGGATTATCCCCAAAAGATTTTCTTCCGAATACTGCATTGATTGAAAAAAAGGACAAAAAGCTACAGTGCTGAAATTAACAGGTTTGTCAGGGCTTTTAAGCATCCGGTCAAATCTGTTAATTTATGTTTTTTCTCAATGAGTTATACCACTCTTTATAAAAAGCCCTGTAAACAGTAATTCTTTTGTCCAGGTTATTCTCTTTTTTTAATCTTTCGTCCAGCAAGAGCAGCTTATCCCCATACCATTTATGAATCTCCTGATGTACTGGGATTCTGTTCTTTTTATCACCAAGACTCAGTCTCATCATACCAAAAAGAGACATACATGAATTGGTCTCTACAAACTCTATCAGATTTACTGC
This portion of the Pedobacter lusitanus genome encodes:
- a CDS encoding helix-turn-helix domain-containing protein; this translates as MEGKVKLDLIEQHVVDFVRKLRADKKLRQEDIAYIIGVKASFIGNVENSGNPAKYNLKHINVFADHFGLSPKDFLPNTALIEKKDKKLQC